From Bacilli bacterium, the proteins below share one genomic window:
- a CDS encoding YfhD family protein, which translates to MPKQRGNEAARRHLPIAKKEDVEFSLVAADEDDIEALARATEAEQRAEKR; encoded by the coding sequence ATGCCGAAACAACGCGGCAACGAAGCAGCAAGGCGCCATTTGCCAATCGCCAAAAAAGAAGATGTGGAATTTTCCCTTGTAGCCGCGGATGAGGACGATATAGAAGCTTTGGCGCGGGCCACTGAAGCGGAGCAAAGAGCGGAAAAGCGATAA
- the ppdK gene encoding pyruvate, phosphate dikinase, translated as MNARRVVHFHEGNARMKQLLGGKGANLAEMTNAGLPVPPGFTVTTDACREYFAAHETMPPRLFAEITEALSALEQARGETFGGANNPLLVSVRSGSVTSMPGMMDTILNLGLNDVTVAGLSAKTQNPRFAYDCYRRLMQMFGNVVFGIDSQIFEQHVAKLKQTHGFAADREVTADAWKSLIATYKSIFRKQAQTEFPQDVLKQLHLAVEAVFRSWNNPRAIVYRKAQRIPDDQGTAVNIQAMVFGNLGEDSGTGVLFTRNPATGANTLFGEYLTNAQGEDVVSGARTPLQINQLAHDMPDVYRQLAETARRLELHYRDMQDIEFTVEQGKLYLLQTRSGKRTAQAAVKIAVDMASDGIIQKHEALQRIEAEHLDRLLHPAIDPQAQLDVIANGLPASPGAATGQIVFSADTAEAWAKQGKKTILASVETTPEDIHGVIAAEGVLTARGGMTSHAAVVARGMGKPCVCGCEDLRIDEEQKSAMIGKVAVSEGDWITIDGASGRIIRGAVNLQPPELSADLAKLLAWADEVRRLRVYANADNPVDAERARSYGAEGIGLCRTEHMFMSPRRVPVVQEMFLAETEQERKAALNKLLPMQQADFVGIFTAMSGLPVTIRLLDPPLHEFLPNLPELLLRRQRLELENRQSAEIAQLDNMIRKVRNLVEANPMLGHRGCRLGIIFPEIYDMQVEAIFNAALICLDQGIEVAPEIMIPLVGHANELAMLRKLVETTAEQVLRNRKHECRFRVGTMIEVPRAALTADKIAAHADFFSFGTNDLTQMTFGYSRDDAEGKFLPQYVERNILAENPFRVLDHEGVGLLVKWAVQKGRETKPGLRTGICGEHGGEKESIAFCHRAGLDYVSCSPFRVPFAKIAAAQAALAEQQSALAKKAKQLA; from the coding sequence CGCAAACAACCCGCTGCTTGTTTCCGTCCGTTCCGGTTCGGTTACCTCCATGCCGGGGATGATGGATACGATACTTAATCTGGGCCTAAACGATGTAACGGTTGCCGGGCTGTCCGCCAAAACGCAAAATCCGCGCTTTGCATATGATTGTTACCGCCGGTTGATGCAGATGTTCGGCAATGTCGTGTTCGGCATCGATTCGCAGATATTTGAACAGCATGTGGCCAAGCTGAAGCAAACACACGGATTTGCCGCGGACCGCGAAGTAACGGCGGACGCCTGGAAAAGTCTCATCGCAACTTATAAATCGATTTTCCGCAAACAGGCGCAAACGGAATTTCCGCAGGATGTATTGAAGCAGTTGCATTTGGCCGTGGAAGCGGTATTCCGCAGTTGGAACAATCCGCGGGCAATCGTGTACAGAAAAGCGCAGCGCATCCCTGATGATCAGGGAACGGCGGTAAATATCCAGGCGATGGTGTTCGGGAATCTGGGCGAGGACTCCGGCACCGGCGTGCTGTTTACGCGCAACCCGGCAACGGGGGCCAATACGCTGTTTGGCGAATACTTGACCAACGCGCAGGGGGAAGACGTCGTGTCCGGCGCGCGGACGCCGCTTCAGATCAACCAATTGGCGCACGATATGCCGGATGTGTACCGCCAGCTGGCCGAAACCGCCCGGCGGCTGGAACTTCACTACCGGGACATGCAGGATATCGAGTTCACGGTGGAGCAAGGAAAACTGTATTTGCTGCAAACCAGAAGCGGCAAAAGGACGGCGCAGGCGGCCGTAAAAATTGCCGTGGATATGGCGTCAGACGGCATTATTCAGAAGCATGAAGCGCTGCAGCGCATTGAAGCCGAACATCTTGACCGATTGTTGCATCCGGCGATTGATCCGCAAGCGCAATTGGATGTGATCGCCAACGGGCTGCCGGCCTCGCCGGGCGCCGCGACGGGGCAAATCGTCTTTAGCGCGGATACGGCTGAAGCGTGGGCAAAACAGGGAAAAAAGACCATTCTGGCAAGTGTGGAGACAACACCGGAAGACATCCACGGCGTCATTGCCGCCGAAGGCGTGCTGACCGCGCGAGGCGGCATGACCAGCCATGCGGCGGTAGTCGCAAGAGGCATGGGAAAGCCTTGCGTCTGCGGGTGTGAAGATTTGCGCATCGACGAGGAACAAAAATCCGCCATGATCGGCAAGGTAGCCGTGTCGGAAGGAGACTGGATCACGATCGACGGCGCTTCCGGGCGGATCATCCGCGGCGCCGTCAACTTGCAACCGCCCGAGTTGTCGGCTGATTTGGCGAAATTATTGGCGTGGGCGGATGAAGTGCGCAGGCTGCGCGTTTACGCAAATGCGGACAATCCGGTTGACGCGGAGCGCGCCAGATCGTACGGCGCGGAAGGCATCGGCTTATGCCGAACGGAACATATGTTTATGTCGCCGCGGCGCGTGCCCGTCGTGCAGGAAATGTTCTTGGCGGAAACGGAACAAGAGCGCAAGGCGGCGCTTAATAAGCTTTTGCCAATGCAGCAGGCGGATTTTGTGGGCATTTTCACGGCTATGAGCGGGTTGCCTGTCACGATTCGGCTGCTGGACCCGCCGCTGCATGAATTTTTGCCGAATTTGCCGGAATTGCTGCTCAGGCGTCAGCGTCTGGAACTGGAAAATCGGCAATCTGCGGAAATCGCGCAACTCGACAATATGATCCGCAAGGTGCGGAACCTGGTTGAGGCAAACCCGATGCTCGGCCACCGGGGGTGCCGATTGGGCATTATTTTCCCGGAAATCTACGATATGCAGGTGGAGGCTATTTTTAATGCGGCCCTCATTTGTCTGGATCAAGGCATAGAAGTTGCGCCGGAAATTATGATCCCGCTCGTCGGCCACGCCAACGAATTGGCGATGTTGCGCAAATTGGTCGAAACAACGGCGGAACAAGTGCTCCGCAATCGCAAACACGAGTGCCGTTTCCGTGTCGGCACGATGATCGAAGTGCCCCGGGCGGCCTTGACCGCGGACAAAATTGCCGCACATGCCGACTTTTTCTCCTTCGGCACGAACGATTTGACGCAAATGACGTTCGGATACAGCCGCGATGATGCCGAAGGAAAGTTTTTGCCGCAATATGTCGAACGCAACATATTGGCGGAAAATCCGTTTCGCGTGCTGGACCACGAAGGCGTTGGGCTGCTGGTTAAATGGGCGGTGCAAAAAGGGCGCGAAACAAAACCCGGGCTTAGAACCGGTATTTGCGGGGAACATGGCGGGGAAAAAGAGTCCATTGCTTTCTGCCACCGCGCCGGCCTTGATTATGTCAGTTGCTCGCCGTTTCGGGTGCCGTTCGCCAAAATCGCCGCGGCGCAAGCGGCATTGGCGGAACAGCAAAGCGCACTGGCCAAAAAAGCGAAACAGCTGGCTTGA